From the uncultured Methanomethylovorans sp. genome, the window TTTTAATGACCAAACGCTGATCGGCCGAGAGGGCCAGAAGTGGATCATGAGTACTGATCAGAACTATCTTATCATTATTTACCAGAAGCTCCAGGGATTTGACCTTATCCACCCCGGCATTCTCAATCTCATCAATCAGGACGACAGATGCCGGACTCAACAATGCTGTATCCGCTATCATCAGGGCTCGTGATTGTCCTCCTGAGAGCTCTGTAACTGGAGTTTTCCTGCTGAATGATTCTCCTGCTAGAATATTTGCAGTATCATATATTTTCTGAACAATATGGGATATATTATCAAGCATACGGCTCTCAGCATGCAGAGTCAGGAACTCTTCTACACTTAGATCCATTACAAAGTTCATGTTCTGTGAAAGCTGCGCAATGAAACGTCCCTCAGTTGAGAAACGCTCTTCATCACTTGGGTATCGGTCATCAAGTAATATTTTGCGCCCAGTGGGAGTATCCCCCTGAGCTAGGGATTCAATATCAGCCAGAAGACGTGACTTGCCTGACCCTGTCGGACCGACAATTGCTGTCACTTCGCCCATTTTCAAATCTACTGAAAAGGTTTCTTTTTCACCATTCTTATTATGCCCGGGAAGCACAGTCAAGGATTCAACTGTAAATCCGTTTCCCCGTTGGAGAGCTCTGGCTTGCTCAATGAATTGAATAAAACCATCAATAAAGGAAATATAGCTGCTCCCTTTCTCAATAAAATAATCTTCACCAAGTATCGGATCTAGTTCTTCAAGTCTCATTTTCCCAAAATGAACCGGATCAACCTCAAATGAAGAGAAATAATCCTCTATCCAGGGCATAATCTGTATGAGTTCATCTATCCTCATATGAAGCAGATCTACTCTCATTTTATTCCTCTCCTCTGAAATTTACCAGTTTTGAAACACCAATTTGCCTGTCATCCCCTATTTTTCGTTCTCCAAGACAATATGAACACAAAGCTCCTGGCATGGTAAACCGAAGTGTAGCCCCATGAAGTGTTTCGATTGCAGATGTATTTTCCAGAAGTTTTGCAAGATAGAAACTACCCTGTCCTGTAACACCATTTATCGGGATTATCATTCCTTTTGGGTTAACCTGTCTGACCCTGTATGCGAATACCTCACGCTCTGCCTGAGAGACAATATCCCCCTTAGTGATAACAACGATGTCTGCAAGTTTTAACATGGGTCCGATTTTTTTAGGTGTATTGATACCACTGAGGTTATCAATTACACAAATTGCCAGAACATCTTTAATATGGGGAGAACAACGATTGCAAAGACCAGCACTCTCGGTGATCAGAAAATCAAAATTCTTCTCTTTAGCCCATTTAAGTGCTTCTTCAATATTGCTTACAAAGAAATGGTCGGGACACAAACCCCCAGAAAGGCCGGTCCTGATCGGAATGCTGTGAATGCAATAGAGTTCCTCATCCTGAGCTGAAAGACAGTCAAATTTTACCACACCGATATTGAAACCTTTGCATCTGAGCTCTTCGATGGTCTTGATGATTATACTGGTTTTTCCAGATGATGGAGGGCCTGCTACTGTAACAAGCCTCACACAACACCTCCAGTAAACATGAACTCTTTATTAAAGATTCCTGCAATCTCTTTTTTAAGTGCTCCTATATCGTCATTCATCAGGAAGTCCCACCCCATCCAATATAGCTTGATGCCTTCAAGATTATTATTAACTTCGGGATTTGTTGTAGGGAAGAAGGCTTTGGCAGAAATTTGTCCAAACTCCTTTCCACAAAGGAAATCCGTTATCCCCTTAACCCGCTCTGCTGCCGTTTTTTTAACCAGCATCTGTACAGGACTGATAATAGCTCCTTCTGAAGGTATATTAATCGTTATTCGGGATTGATCCTTAATTTTCTTGGCAAAGAAATAAGGTATAATATACATGGGTGGTACATCATCCTTTTTGCTATCTATCATTTTGACCATCTCGGATGGGTGGAGTCCTGCATATACTGATGAAGCAAGCTTTTTAATTCCTTCCATACCGTACATCCGGTAGAACGGGAGCAGCACCCCATTACAGAAAAAGCCCCCCTGTCCTCGCATAATTACTTTGTTGCGGAACTCATCTTTTAATATGTATTCCCAGGATTTTGGTTTGGCATTGTCCTTCATCAGTTCATCTATTGTGACAAGCACGAGAAGGTTTGCAGAGATCATGGTAAACTGGTCACGGGGATCGGCAAAACCGATGGCTTCCAGGTCAATGTTCATAGGGGATGCATTAAGATTTATAAAATATTCCTTGCTCAAGAAATTCTCCTGGAATGGTTTATGGTAGAAGCTATTTATGTCAGAACTGATGATTATGTCCGGCAGTTCGTCAATGGATGTGACAGAATCCATATAGGCATAATAGGATAGCTCGTGATTGACATTGCCTTCTACAAGGCTGTGAAGCACATTATCCGTTTGTCTGCTGTATTCAGCTGAAAAATTATCGAATGCACGGTTAAACGGCATTTTCATACCACAGGGTAGAAGGGCAAGAAGTGTCAGCTCTTTTTGCCGATCTGGTGAGTCTGCAAGGGTAAAATCTCCTTTTATTTCATTATCCTGAATGGCCTTATTCAAAAGTTCTATAAAGGACTCCTTATTCACCGATACCATTGACAGTGCTGTTCTTAATTTAAGCAAAGGACCAAGGTTTTCAAGAACTTCCTTGTTCTCGAATTTTCCCATTCCATGCTGTTTGAATATTTTTAGTAAAAAAGGATATTCAATTAAGATCTGGTATATGCTCATTGTTTCATCAATTACTTTCATGTTATTCCCCCTGATACTTTCAGATCTGATAAATTTCATATTCACACCAAGCTTTTGTTTTTGTGTTCTGTTTTGTATGGCGTCAGCTAGTCAATAGTTATACAAACATATAAATATTGTTATATCAGAAGCCTATTTCCGTGTATGAAAGGAAATTGATTAGTCATTTCGCCTTTTTATTTCTATTGGAATTGAGTTAGTTGAGTATAAATGTACAAACAAGATAGTGGAAGCAGTACAAAAGGCTGGAGTATATGGACCTGCTAGGAGTAGTAACAGGCAGTTTTCCTCTGTGTGGCATATCGTTGTTGCTTCGACTCTATATACTCAAAGGTTATTCACTTTTGGCACTTTACTTTCTGTTTATTTGTCCACTTCAGACGAGACAATACCGGTAATTCTTTCTCAACCAGGCCTCAGCAGGATATGTAATTCAATATATTATTTATTGAGCTAAACTCAAAGTTCAATGTATTGTCAACTTGAATATCTTTTGGGAGGAGTCATATAGAACTAAGATTAGTTTTAAATATTATGAAATACACATTGATTATTTGGGGATGATCAATAACAAGTCCATCCTTAAATGTATTTTTTATATTCTTTTTGAGATTGTACTCACATTGATAAAGGCAGTTATTCCTGTAAAACAATGGAACATATACTGATTATTCTGCAAATTCAGTTCAGCAGACTTAGGACGGAGAATACATAATAGCAGGAGGTAATTAACATGAAGAAAACCGTTCACGGTAAAGGGCATGATATAGAGACGGCTACTGAAATTGCAAGTTGGAATAATGGATATACATATGATGATCCGAATTACGTGTTTGAGGCACTGTACAAAACTAAATATAAAGTGTACATCCTGTATGCAGAGGGTGGAGCATTATCAAAATATTCTGAACAATGTGGGAACGAAAGATGTGCTGGAAAGGATATAATTCCACTATCAACAGAAGATGTACTTTCTTGGTTATCAGAACATGATTTAATAGAAGTGGCTGAAATAGAATTTCCAGAAATGATAGAAAATGATTGATAATAATGAACTCATTTCAAAAATTCGCTCACACTTTTTTCCAACACAACAGAAAACATTCAATATCTAACAATCCTTTGAAAACCACATTAAGCCTTTCATATCTGCTTGCCAGTTTTCTAAATCCCATCTTCAACTATTCAAAGAATCGTTATACTTCCTCTGTAAGGATATATTTCCTCATCAAATCGAGTAGTTCTTCCTCTTTTCCTTCTTTTACTGTTCCTTGTATTGATCAGAATGTTACTTTTGATGGCTCTGGACCTTAAATACCACCTTATCTGTATGTCATCATACGCAGCATCTGCCAGAACTTCAATGAAATGCTGTCGATAGTACTCTTTTCCAGAAGCTATTTAAATTGTGAGCAGAATCCCAGAGGGATTCCATGATCTCATTCCAGATACCTTCCTCAGACCACCTTTTTAGCCTTCTCCATGCTTTTGCATCTGAACTATAACATTTTGGCATATCACCCCTACAACCAGTTATCAGGACAAAGAGAATGCCATTGATTACCTTACGGTCATCAGCCCTCTTTCTTTGGGTTATTGTTTTTGGTGGTAAATGTGGATTAATAAACTTCCATTGTTCATCAGAGAGCTCCCTAAATTTCATTCAAACCTCCAACGGGTATTATATAAATTGATAGTTATACTTTTGAAACGAGCTCATTTCATGATGGTATCGAAGTTAAAGGCTGAAAGTTATTAGATAAAGATTATATACTCTTTAGCAACAACCTATCTTTATGCATCAACTCTTTTCTCTCCTACGCAATTCCAGTCACTGCGTATTCCTGAGTGGTGCTGGTATCTCTACACTATCGGGTATACCGGACTTTCGGGGGACTAAGGGCATATATAAGCAGTTCGATGCGGATAAGATATTTGATATTGATTACTTCCGCGAAGATCCCACGTATTTCTACACTCATGGAAGAGAGTTCATATATAATTTAGAGCAAAAGGAGCCGAATATTATCCATAAGGTGCTGGCAAAGCTGGAAGAGCAGGGGTTGGTAAAGTCCATCATCACCCAAAATATAGATATGCTGCACCAGAAGGCAGGTTCAAAGCGAGTCATAGAGATCCATGGCTCACCTGCGCAGCATACTTGTTTGCATTGTGACAGAAAATTTCCCTATGAGTTTATCTCCCCCATTGTACATGGGCCACAGGTTGTTCCAAGATGCGATAGATGCGGTGGCTTGGTAAAACCAGACATAATATTCTTTGGAGAAATGCTGGATCAGAATACACTTATGCAGGCTTTTTCGGAAAGCTCTAAAGCAGACCTTATGATAGTCATCGGCTCATCCTTGGTGGTGCATCCGGCAGCATCTTTGCCCTTAAACACTGCAAAACATGGTGGTCGCTTGGTCATAGTCAATAATATGCCCACGCCTCTTGATGAGTATGCTTACTTGCGATATCCAGACCTTGAAGAAGTGTTCCGGCATCTGGAAAAAGAAATTATGTGAGTAGTAATCACAGTTCAGTTAAAATAGATATGACCGGAGTTATCCGGTCATTAATTATTCTTCAGTAATCTCATCATCTGTCCTAATCGCTGCTACCAGTTCCACAGGTGAGACGAAGATTCGACCATCACCGAACTTGCCGGTGCGAGCTGACTTGCGGATGATATCGATGATAGGGCGGACATCTGCATTCTTTACCACCATGTCTATCTCTATCTTTGGGATCATATCCACTTCTATCTTCTTACCCCTGTATTGCAAGCAGATGCCCTTCTGAGCACCTCTGCCCTTTACCTCATAT encodes:
- a CDS encoding ABC transporter substrate-binding protein; protein product: MKVIDETMSIYQILIEYPFLLKIFKQHGMGKFENKEVLENLGPLLKLRTALSMVSVNKESFIELLNKAIQDNEIKGDFTLADSPDRQKELTLLALLPCGMKMPFNRAFDNFSAEYSRQTDNVLHSLVEGNVNHELSYYAYMDSVTSIDELPDIIISSDINSFYHKPFQENFLSKEYFINLNASPMNIDLEAIGFADPRDQFTMISANLLVLVTIDELMKDNAKPKSWEYILKDEFRNKVIMRGQGGFFCNGVLLPFYRMYGMEGIKKLASSVYAGLHPSEMVKMIDSKKDDVPPMYIIPYFFAKKIKDQSRITINIPSEGAIISPVQMLVKKTAAERVKGITDFLCGKEFGQISAKAFFPTTNPEVNNNLEGIKLYWMGWDFLMNDDIGALKKEIAGIFNKEFMFTGGVV
- a CDS encoding NAD-dependent protein deacylase, translated to MHQLFSLLRNSSHCVFLSGAGISTLSGIPDFRGTKGIYKQFDADKIFDIDYFREDPTYFYTHGREFIYNLEQKEPNIIHKVLAKLEEQGLVKSIITQNIDMLHQKAGSKRVIEIHGSPAQHTCLHCDRKFPYEFISPIVHGPQVVPRCDRCGGLVKPDIIFFGEMLDQNTLMQAFSESSKADLMIVIGSSLVVHPAASLPLNTAKHGGRLVIVNNMPTPLDEYAYLRYPDLEEVFRHLEKEIM
- a CDS encoding transposase, encoding MKFRELSDEQWKFINPHLPPKTITQRKRADDRKVINGILFVLITGCRGDMPKCYSSDAKAWRRLKRWSEEGIWNEIMESLWDSAHNLNSFWKRVLSTAFH
- a CDS encoding ATP-binding cassette domain-containing protein, encoding MRVDLLHMRIDELIQIMPWIEDYFSSFEVDPVHFGKMRLEELDPILGEDYFIEKGSSYISFIDGFIQFIEQARALQRGNGFTVESLTVLPGHNKNGEKETFSVDLKMGEVTAIVGPTGSGKSRLLADIESLAQGDTPTGRKILLDDRYPSDEERFSTEGRFIAQLSQNMNFVMDLSVEEFLTLHAESRMLDNISHIVQKIYDTANILAGESFSRKTPVTELSGGQSRALMIADTALLSPASVVLIDEIENAGVDKVKSLELLVNNDKIVLISTHDPLLALSADQRLVIKNGGISKLLKTTEDEKKHLKNLEKVDRKITLLRNQLRMGEEIDLSDLLV
- a CDS encoding P-II family nitrogen regulator, producing MKKINAIIRPEMLNDVKAALEEKGYFPMTVYEVKGRGAQKGICLQYRGKKIEVDMIPKIEIDMVVKNADVRPIIDIIRKSARTGKFGDGRIFVSPVELVAAIRTDDEITEE
- a CDS encoding GTP-binding protein, coding for MRLVTVAGPPSSGKTSIIIKTIEELRCKGFNIGVVKFDCLSAQDEELYCIHSIPIRTGLSGGLCPDHFFVSNIEEALKWAKEKNFDFLITESAGLCNRCSPHIKDVLAICVIDNLSGINTPKKIGPMLKLADIVVITKGDIVSQAEREVFAYRVRQVNPKGMIIPINGVTGQGSFYLAKLLENTSAIETLHGATLRFTMPGALCSYCLGERKIGDDRQIGVSKLVNFRGEE